The following coding sequences are from one Marinitoga litoralis window:
- the pstC gene encoding phosphate ABC transporter permease subunit PstC: MRELKDKINSLIIKVVALSGIISLLLIFGFVIKEAIPALKEAGMEIFTSFDWYPTYDPPAYGILTMLINSILLTIFSSLIVLPLGYIVAFFMYDYASDFEKRMIKGAIDLLSGVPSVIIGMFLIIYVSPWMLEIGAWSAENILLASIGLTILSLPYTASLMEEAMSSIDKSLKEGALALGTTRFTAGFNVVYKAALPGIFNAIILTVNRIIGETMVVLMAAGGANMLPLSIFDPIRPLTAAIASEMGEVEIGSIHYSALFVSGLVLLTISFILTLTSKRLSRRWSK, encoded by the coding sequence TTGAGAGAATTAAAAGATAAGATAAACTCTTTAATTATTAAAGTAGTTGCATTATCGGGAATTATATCATTATTATTAATTTTTGGATTTGTTATAAAAGAAGCCATACCAGCTTTAAAAGAAGCTGGTATGGAAATATTCACTTCATTTGACTGGTATCCAACATATGATCCACCTGCATATGGAATATTAACTATGCTAATTAACTCTATTCTTTTAACTATATTTTCTTCTTTAATTGTTTTACCTTTAGGATATATAGTAGCATTTTTTATGTATGATTATGCTAGTGATTTTGAAAAAAGAATGATTAAAGGAGCTATAGATTTATTATCTGGTGTTCCATCAGTTATTATAGGTATGTTTTTAATAATTTATGTTTCACCGTGGATGCTTGAAATAGGAGCTTGGTCAGCAGAAAATATTTTACTTGCATCAATTGGTTTAACTATACTTTCATTACCTTATACAGCTTCCTTAATGGAAGAAGCAATGAGTTCTATTGATAAGAGCCTTAAAGAAGGAGCTTTAGCATTAGGAACTACAAGATTTACTGCTGGTTTTAACGTTGTTTATAAAGCAGCTCTACCAGGAATTTTTAATGCCATTATATTAACTGTTAATAGAATTATAGGAGAAACAATGGTTGTACTTATGGCTGCAGGTGGTGCAAACATGCTTCCACTTTCTATTTTTGATCCTATTAGACCTTTAACTGCAGCTATAGCTAGTGAAATGGGAGAAGTAGAAATAGGAAGTATTCATTATTCTGCTTTATTTGTTTCAGGATTGGTATTACTTACTATATCATTTATACTTACCTTAACTTCTAAAAGACTCTCAAGGAGATGGAGCAAATGA
- a CDS encoding phosphate ABC transporter substrate-binding protein PstS family protein has product MIISFSSKLIIKGSNTIFPVAQLWIEELKKENPDLEITLEGAGSSTGIAALLNGTTDIANSSRFLKEKEIQKMNEEGKYFAPIVVAYDGIAIIVNKKLGIDNISLETLKGIYTGKLRTWNQVNPNLPKKRIVIYSRNTASGTFETFENKVLKGERMAPTVKMVESTQFEIEQVSKNPYAIAYVGIGYVTEDVKVLKVENIEPTKINILNSSYPISRPLFMFIDVTNGWPESGAIKEYITFGLSKKGQDLAEKAGYIAAYGF; this is encoded by the coding sequence ATGATTATTTCATTTTCATCTAAATTAATAATTAAAGGTTCAAACACTATTTTTCCAGTTGCTCAATTATGGATTGAAGAATTAAAAAAAGAAAACCCTGATTTAGAAATAACCCTAGAAGGTGCAGGATCTTCAACTGGTATAGCAGCGTTACTTAACGGAACTACTGATATAGCAAATTCTAGTAGATTTTTAAAAGAAAAAGAAATACAAAAAATGAATGAAGAAGGTAAATATTTTGCACCAATTGTTGTCGCATATGATGGAATTGCAATAATAGTAAATAAAAAACTTGGAATAGATAATATTTCTTTAGAAACATTAAAAGGAATATATACAGGAAAATTACGCACATGGAATCAAGTAAACCCCAACCTTCCTAAAAAAAGAATAGTTATATACTCTAGAAATACAGCTTCTGGTACATTTGAAACATTTGAAAATAAAGTTTTAAAAGGAGAAAGAATGGCTCCAACAGTAAAAATGGTTGAATCAACTCAATTTGAAATAGAACAAGTATCAAAAAACCCATATGCTATTGCATACGTTGGTATTGGTTATGTAACAGAAGACGTTAAAGTATTAAAAGTAGAAAATATTGAACCAACAAAAATAAATATTTTAAATTCATCTTATCCAATTTCTAGACCATTATTCATGTTTATTGATGTAACCAATGGATGGCCAGAAAGCGGAGCAATAAAAGAATATATAACATTTGGATTATCTAAAAAAGGTCAAGATTTAGCTGAAAAAGCTGGATATATCGCAGCATATGGATTCTAA
- the csm5 gene encoding type III-A CRISPR-associated RAMP protein Csm5: MFKKIKINVNTLTPLYIGGTDSEIPISEYVKKTEVDSKGKSVVQLLRMNKRYYIKYMQESGRSFEKFIDKISDYKKDIEYIYSCKKGLGFNENTARTIRAHIRTVDGKLMIPGSSIKGAFRNAINYYFLKNDDKFILDLNNYVSDAIRRRQINRYTKKTYNNDLKKLYDKIEQNLISKKINGNIQNRDFLRVLRFEDIILENIEANIYGVRIFHLTNNKFEVKKGAPIYLEAIPRDINFTITISYDEWLASKMGNLITPKDIEKILKTYYNDIKEKDYLLNFTEKTYSINFKDAFNNNFEYEVENDNHLSSFKTILKMIKDMGNIRIGNSSGWNYVSLFNLLNEENKIALRNKLYRDHGNLPSPASRKLIVYKNEDAFSPLGWIKINNIEVE; the protein is encoded by the coding sequence ATGTTTAAAAAAATAAAAATAAATGTAAATACCCTAACTCCTTTATACATTGGTGGAACAGATTCAGAAATTCCAATTAGTGAATATGTTAAAAAAACAGAAGTTGATTCTAAAGGGAAAAGTGTTGTACAATTATTAAGAATGAATAAAAGATATTATATTAAATACATGCAAGAGTCTGGAAGGTCTTTTGAGAAATTTATTGATAAAATATCTGATTATAAAAAAGATATTGAATATATTTATTCTTGCAAAAAAGGATTAGGATTTAATGAAAACACAGCAAGAACCATAAGGGCACATATAAGAACTGTAGATGGAAAATTAATGATTCCAGGATCATCAATTAAAGGCGCATTCAGAAATGCAATTAATTATTATTTTTTAAAAAATGACGATAAATTTATATTAGATTTAAATAATTACGTTTCAGATGCTATTAGAAGAAGACAAATTAATAGATACACCAAAAAAACTTATAATAATGATTTAAAAAAATTATACGATAAAATTGAGCAAAATTTAATTAGTAAAAAAATTAATGGTAATATTCAAAATAGAGATTTTTTAAGAGTTTTAAGATTTGAAGATATAATCCTTGAAAATATTGAAGCAAATATATATGGAGTTAGAATTTTTCATTTAACAAATAATAAGTTTGAAGTAAAAAAAGGAGCTCCTATATATTTAGAAGCTATTCCTAGAGATATTAACTTTACAATAACAATCTCATATGATGAATGGTTAGCAAGTAAAATGGGGAATTTAATAACTCCAAAAGATATAGAAAAAATTCTAAAAACTTATTATAATGATATCAAAGAAAAAGATTACCTTTTGAATTTTACTGAAAAAACTTATTCGATTAATTTTAAAGATGCTTTTAATAATAATTTTGAATACGAAGTGGAAAACGATAATCACCTCTCTTCATTTAAAACAATTTTAAAAATGATAAAAGATATGGGAAATATAAGAATAGGTAACTCCTCAGGATGGAATTATGTATCATTATTCAATTTATTAAATGAAGAGAATAAAATAGCATTAAGAAATAAATTGTATAGAGATCATGGGAATTTACCATCTCCAGCATCAAGGAAATTAATTGTTTATAAAAATGAAGATGCATTCTCACCATTGGGTTGGATAAAAATAAATAATATAGAGGTGGAATAA
- the csm4 gene encoding type III-A CRISPR-associated RAMP protein Csm4 produces MGVYIVELNFRTFIHKTSHKDDETSELPNSNTILGMLGNSLNKIKSDDDTYEFINSIRLSSLFPKMEKEYLIPKPFKLPEKIEADNFKKIKKASYISLSNLQKWINKPEIVDEFKLVKNVLPGVAIDRIENSTSLYLVSSLCVKDSFYFLIEIPENQKDNLEIALRISEDEGLGGYRKTRGFGAFDFEIKEIKNTLFEKYLYSDKYNYVLNLGMYIPTKEEIHKITDKSYYKIKEYRSFDTRSGDLKPTVKYFEEGSLFDFEINGKNIKTTINNSIISGTPIYLKVNWSDVNV; encoded by the coding sequence ATGGGTGTATATATTGTAGAGTTAAATTTCAGGACATTTATTCATAAAACATCTCATAAAGATGATGAAACTTCAGAATTACCTAATTCAAATACAATTTTAGGTATGTTAGGTAATTCATTAAATAAAATAAAATCAGATGATGACACATATGAATTTATAAATTCTATAAGATTATCGTCTTTATTTCCCAAGATGGAAAAAGAATATTTAATTCCTAAACCCTTTAAGTTACCTGAAAAAATTGAAGCTGATAATTTCAAAAAAATAAAAAAAGCGTCTTATATTTCATTATCAAATTTACAAAAATGGATTAATAAACCTGAAATAGTGGATGAGTTTAAATTAGTTAAAAACGTCTTACCTGGTGTAGCTATAGATAGAATTGAAAATTCAACCTCTTTGTATTTAGTTAGTTCTCTATGTGTCAAAGATTCTTTTTATTTCTTAATTGAAATACCAGAAAACCAAAAAGATAATCTCGAAATTGCTTTAAGAATTTCTGAAGATGAAGGATTAGGCGGTTATAGAAAAACAAGAGGTTTTGGAGCGTTTGATTTTGAAATTAAAGAAATAAAAAATACATTATTTGAAAAATATTTATATAGCGATAAATATAATTATGTGTTAAACTTAGGTATGTATATACCTACAAAAGAAGAAATACATAAGATTACAGACAAATCTTATTATAAAATAAAAGAATATAGATCATTTGACACAAGAAGTGGTGATTTAAAACCTACAGTAAAATATTTTGAAGAAGGAAGTTTATTTGATTTTGAAATTAATGGCAAAAACATTAAAACTACAATAAATAATAGTATTATTTCAGGAACTCCAATATATTTAAAAGTGAATTGGAGTGATGTAAATGTTTAA
- the csm3 gene encoding type III-A CRISPR-associated RAMP protein Csm3: MTGKIIEKIIIKGKIELKSGLHIGGADFGISIGGIDSPVIRNPLTNEPYIPGSSLKGKMRSLLEKVLDVDFITFGSNKNAVKRHECNDENCKVCRLFGSSVDKNKSIPSKIIVRDSYMTAESKELLEKLDTDLPYTEWKTENSLDRITASASPRQIERVPAGTKFEFEIVYNVENENHKDEDLANILKLLELVEEDYLGKGGSRGNGKVKFTIEKIVKKDKEYFVNGNNFTEKEYNLSPKDVLNRLHEILE, encoded by the coding sequence ATGACAGGAAAAATTATAGAAAAAATCATAATAAAGGGTAAAATTGAATTAAAAAGCGGTTTACATATAGGTGGAGCTGATTTTGGTATTAGTATTGGAGGTATAGATTCCCCAGTAATTAGAAATCCTTTAACAAATGAACCATATATTCCTGGAAGCTCATTAAAAGGAAAAATGCGATCATTATTAGAAAAGGTTTTAGATGTTGATTTTATAACATTTGGTTCAAATAAAAATGCAGTGAAAAGACATGAATGTAACGATGAAAATTGTAAAGTATGTAGACTATTTGGCTCTTCTGTTGATAAAAATAAAAGTATTCCATCAAAAATTATAGTAAGAGATTCATATATGACAGCAGAAAGTAAAGAATTATTGGAAAAACTAGATACAGACCTACCATATACAGAATGGAAAACAGAAAACTCATTAGATAGAATTACTGCATCAGCAAGTCCAAGACAAATTGAAAGAGTACCAGCAGGTACAAAGTTTGAGTTTGAAATTGTATATAATGTAGAGAATGAAAATCATAAAGATGAAGATTTAGCAAATATTCTTAAATTATTAGAATTAGTAGAAGAAGATTATTTAGGTAAAGGCGGTTCTAGAGGAAACGGTAAAGTTAAATTTACAATAGAAAAAATAGTAAAAAAAGATAAAGAGTATTTTGTAAATGGAAATAATTTTACTGAAAAAGAATATAATTTATCTCCAAAAGATGTACTAAATAGACTCCATGAAATATTGGAGTGA